A DNA window from Bacteroidales bacterium contains the following coding sequences:
- a CDS encoding 3'-5' exonuclease domain-containing protein 2, with the protein MFQSEISKEEVAALELIQYEGPIYLIDSRKAFEQEIGQIARQPVLGFDTETRPSFKKGKFYPTSLIQISSLDRAWILRVNRIGYPGKLLDLLSGEIPLKIGLGLQDDLRRLRADFQFEPKGFLDLQQYVQAFRIDEKGLKKISGIVLNRRISKSQQVSNWDADVLSEAQLRYAATDAWICLMIYNSLRASIE; encoded by the coding sequence ATGTTTCAAAGTGAGATAAGTAAAGAGGAGGTGGCAGCATTGGAACTGATCCAGTATGAGGGGCCCATTTATCTGATCGACTCCAGAAAGGCTTTTGAGCAGGAGATCGGGCAAATTGCCCGGCAGCCGGTTCTGGGATTTGATACGGAGACCAGGCCCTCCTTTAAGAAGGGCAAGTTCTATCCCACTTCACTTATCCAGATATCATCACTGGATCGGGCGTGGATCCTGCGGGTGAACCGGATCGGCTATCCGGGGAAGCTCCTGGATCTGCTTTCCGGGGAGATTCCCCTGAAGATTGGCCTGGGCCTGCAGGATGATCTGAGAAGACTTCGGGCCGACTTTCAATTTGAACCCAAGGGGTTCCTGGATCTTCAGCAATATGTGCAGGCCTTCCGGATTGACGAAAAGGGATTAAAAAAAATTAGCGGGATCGTGCTGAACAGGCGCATATCAAAATCACAACAGGTATCTAACTGGGATGCAGATGTATTAAGCGAGGCCCAGTTGCGCTATGCTGCCACAGATGCCTGGATTTGCCTGATGATATACAACAGTCTGAGGGCATCCATAGAATAA
- a CDS encoding class I SAM-dependent rRNA methyltransferase: MSERTRIILKSGKDQSLRRFHPWVFSGAIKKIQGAAREGELVDVYDNHDEFLASGHYQQGSIAVRVISFETVVTDQDFWDRKISNAWRLRENLDLTGSSRTNVFRWINAEGDGMPGLIVDYYAGVAVIQMHSIGMFRNLDAIVESLKRVAGEKLHTIYNKSEASLPDKPGVSGKSGLLLGKHEHGEVLENGYRFRVNWVEGQKTGFFIDQRENRLLVGNYSEGRKVLNMFGYTGGFSIYGLGGGARLVHSVDSSGKAIDLTREHVGINFAGDTRHQAFAVDAFSYFKDMKESYDLVILDPPAFAKHQNVLSNALQGYKRLNQRAFEAIAPGGILFTFSCSQAVSRENFRKSVFVAAANAGRNARILHQLSQPPDHPVSIFHPEGEYLKGLVLEVE; the protein is encoded by the coding sequence ATGAGCGAGCGAACAAGAATCATATTGAAATCGGGCAAGGATCAGTCTCTCAGAAGATTCCATCCCTGGGTATTTTCCGGTGCTATCAAAAAGATACAGGGGGCCGCCCGGGAGGGTGAACTTGTTGATGTCTACGACAATCATGATGAATTTCTGGCTTCGGGACACTATCAGCAGGGCTCCATCGCGGTACGGGTGATCAGTTTTGAAACGGTGGTGACAGACCAGGATTTCTGGGACCGGAAGATTAGTAATGCCTGGAGGCTGAGGGAGAACCTCGATCTGACAGGCAGTTCCCGGACCAATGTTTTCAGGTGGATCAATGCAGAGGGTGACGGGATGCCCGGCCTTATCGTGGATTATTATGCCGGGGTGGCCGTAATTCAGATGCACTCCATTGGGATGTTCCGGAACCTGGATGCCATCGTGGAGTCCCTGAAAAGGGTGGCAGGGGAAAAGTTGCATACCATCTATAACAAGAGTGAAGCAAGCCTGCCTGATAAGCCGGGAGTTTCGGGGAAGTCCGGCTTACTTTTGGGTAAACACGAGCATGGAGAGGTGCTGGAGAATGGCTACCGTTTCCGGGTGAACTGGGTAGAGGGCCAGAAAACGGGTTTCTTTATTGACCAGCGCGAAAATCGCCTCCTGGTTGGCAACTACTCTGAAGGGCGAAAAGTGCTTAATATGTTTGGATATACGGGAGGATTCAGCATTTATGGCCTGGGGGGAGGCGCCCGGCTGGTCCATAGCGTGGACAGCAGCGGGAAGGCCATCGACCTGACCAGGGAGCATGTCGGGATAAACTTTGCGGGCGATACCCGCCACCAGGCTTTTGCCGTGGATGCTTTCAGCTACTTTAAGGATATGAAGGAATCCTACGACCTGGTGATCCTCGATCCTCCTGCATTTGCCAAGCATCAGAATGTGCTCAGTAATGCATTACAGGGATATAAGCGTCTGAATCAAAGGGCTTTTGAGGCAATAGCCCCGGGCGGGATCCTCTTTACTTTCAGCTGCTCCCAGGCAGTTAGCCGGGAAAATTTCCGGAAGTCGGTTTTTGTGGCCGCGGCGAATGCGGGGAGGAATGCTCGTATTCTGCATCAGCTTTCTCAGCCACCCGATCACCCGGTCAGTATTTTTCATCCCGAAGGGGAGTATCTGAAAGGGCTGGTTTTGGAGGTGGAGTAA
- a CDS encoding DUF5063 domain-containing protein has protein sequence MQEEATPVHNFVYSPEMVEFVRAANAFCTFLEQLQGSEGREFMKVSLEHLSTVYSTFLFTGETEPVMESPAEPTVTEQEWSALFQRVSLILGPHNDILRMAREEEYDRSELVNHTISEDVADLYQELRDFIYSYSLGMEELMNDAAWELKVRFNEHWGAKLLRALQALHELYVSGVDPNEKE, from the coding sequence ATGCAGGAAGAAGCTACTCCGGTTCATAATTTTGTTTACTCCCCGGAAATGGTGGAGTTTGTCAGGGCGGCCAATGCTTTCTGTACCTTCCTGGAACAGTTGCAAGGCAGCGAGGGAAGGGAATTTATGAAGGTCTCGCTTGAGCATCTGTCCACGGTGTACTCCACCTTTTTATTCACCGGTGAAACCGAACCGGTCATGGAATCTCCCGCTGAACCTACGGTCACAGAACAGGAGTGGTCGGCCCTGTTTCAACGGGTCTCCCTGATCCTGGGCCCGCACAATGACATACTCCGCATGGCCAGGGAGGAGGAGTATGACCGTTCCGAACTGGTGAATCATACCATTTCGGAGGATGTGGCCGACCTGTACCAGGAGCTCCGGGATTTTATCTACAGCTATAGTCTGGGGATGGAGGAGTTGATGAATGATGCTGCCTGGGAGCTGAAAGTAAGGTTTAATGAACACTGGGGGGCAAAATTACTACGGGCCCTGCAGGCGCTGCATGAATTATACGTGTCGGGTGTTGATCCTAATGAAAAAGAGTGA
- a CDS encoding RNA polymerase sigma factor RpoD/SigA, which translates to MRQLKIIKQVTNRETPSLDKYLHEIGKVDLITAEEEVELARRIRKGDGPAMEKLIKANLRFVVSVSKQYQNQGLSLPDLINEGNLGLIKAAQRFDETRGFKFISYAVWWIRQSILQALAEQARIVRLPLNKIGSINKINKTFAELEQKFEREPTIMEIAEALELAPEDVKEAIRSSGRHVSMDAPLQDGEDGNMYDVLLNGETPSPDRGLLNDSLRKEIERALSTLTYREASIIRLYFGLNGKHPHTLEEIGEEFNLTRERVRQIKEKAIKRLKHTTRSKILKSYLG; encoded by the coding sequence ATGAGACAACTCAAAATTATCAAGCAGGTCACAAACAGGGAGACTCCTTCGCTTGACAAGTACTTGCATGAGATTGGAAAGGTGGATCTTATTACCGCGGAAGAGGAGGTGGAGCTTGCACGCAGGATTCGCAAGGGAGACGGTCCGGCCATGGAGAAACTTATCAAAGCCAACCTGCGTTTTGTGGTATCCGTATCCAAACAGTATCAGAATCAGGGATTAAGCCTGCCCGACCTCATTAACGAAGGGAATCTTGGACTGATCAAAGCTGCTCAGCGCTTTGATGAGACGCGGGGTTTTAAATTCATCAGTTATGCCGTATGGTGGATCAGGCAATCGATCCTCCAGGCCCTGGCAGAACAGGCCCGCATTGTCCGCCTTCCGCTAAATAAGATTGGGTCCATCAATAAGATTAACAAAACTTTTGCAGAACTGGAGCAGAAATTTGAGAGGGAACCCACCATTATGGAAATAGCCGAGGCCCTTGAGCTTGCACCTGAAGATGTGAAGGAGGCCATCCGCAGTTCCGGAAGGCACGTTTCCATGGATGCTCCGCTTCAGGACGGAGAGGATGGTAACATGTACGATGTATTGCTCAACGGGGAGACTCCCTCGCCCGACCGGGGACTGCTTAACGATTCACTCCGAAAGGAAATTGAGCGGGCCCTCAGCACACTTACCTACAGGGAAGCCAGCATAATCAGGCTTTACTTTGGCCTCAACGGCAAACACCCGCATACTCTGGAAGAGATCGGAGAAGAGTTCAATCTGACCAGGGAACGGGTCCGTCAGATAAAGGAAAAAGCTATCAAGCGCCTGAAACATACCACCAGGAGCAAAATCCTCAAAAGCTATCTGGGTTAA
- a CDS encoding DUF2807 domain-containing protein: MKKTAFLSLAILMALSSCVIDGWNESISGNGRVITDTRDITGFTGVHVSSGIDVFLSQGSNFEISVEADENLQDVILTEREGNMLVVKTDRVNIRNAKSKKVHISLPELIELKISSAGDCVGQTPFLCEDLRLSISSAGDLSLEVDAHEINLDISSSGDACLSGSADLLNVSLSSAGDLNAFDLIAARVDVVVSSAGDARVHATEEISMNASSAGNIYYKGDASVIHSHSSSAGDIIRN; this comes from the coding sequence ATGAAAAAAACAGCTTTTCTTAGTCTTGCAATTCTAATGGCACTCTCCTCCTGTGTTATTGATGGATGGAACGAGAGTATATCCGGCAATGGCCGGGTGATTACGGATACCCGCGATATCACTGGTTTTACAGGGGTGCATGTGAGCTCGGGAATCGATGTTTTCCTGAGCCAGGGAAGCAATTTTGAAATAAGTGTGGAGGCCGATGAAAACCTCCAGGATGTGATCCTGACAGAACGGGAGGGAAATATGCTGGTTGTGAAGACGGACCGGGTGAATATCCGGAATGCCAAATCCAAGAAGGTTCATATCAGCCTTCCTGAATTAATCGAGTTAAAGATCAGCAGCGCAGGTGATTGTGTGGGTCAGACCCCCTTTCTTTGCGAGGATCTCCGGCTTTCCATCAGTAGTGCCGGTGATCTGAGCCTGGAGGTGGATGCCCACGAGATAAACCTGGATATTAGTTCAAGCGGAGATGCCTGTCTTTCGGGAAGTGCTGATTTACTGAATGTTAGTCTGAGCAGTGCCGGCGACCTGAATGCCTTTGACCTGATTGCCGCCAGGGTGGATGTGGTCGTCTCCAGTGCAGGCGATGCCCGGGTCCATGCCACGGAAGAAATCTCCATGAATGCTTCAAGTGCAGGAAATATTTATTACAAAGGGGATGCCAGCGTGATACATTCCCACAGCTCCAGCGCAGGGGATATTATCAGGAATTAA
- the rho gene encoding transcription termination factor Rho yields MYDILELNKKLLAELRDIAKELKIRRVESFKKQDLIYKILDTQAIVVSESKSVKKEIPRKEGSRRDDSRKESPQKENEAKSSEQPVSQLKKRPGRPKKEKRKEPEAVPEPTGARTSESAPRPDAQKEQKEAQHSSQEDKSFKKEGGRRDFRDRGNRNERNEQRESGDRPERNEQRESGDRPERNDQRERGERSDQREHGERSDQRDQRTQKKREVDKYDFEGLITNSGVLEIMPDGYGFLRSSDYNYLNSPDDIYVSQSQIKLFGLKTGDNVTGTIRPPKEGEKYFPLIKVESINGRSPDFIRDRVPFDYLTPLFPEEKFTLVGQGQHNLSVRVVDMFAPIGKGQRGLIVAQPKTGKTVLLKDIANAIAANHPEVYMIVLLIDERPEEVTDMARNVNAEVISSTFDEPAERHVRIANIVLEKAKRMVECGHDVVILLDSITRLARAYNTISPASGKVLSGGVDANALHKPKRFFGAARNIEDGGSLTILATALTETGSKMDEVIFEEFKGTGNMELQLDRKLSNKRVYPSVDVNPSSTRREDLLLDKPMLDKIWILRNYLSDMNSVEAMEFLRDRISKTVSNEEFLISMNSG; encoded by the coding sequence ATGTACGATATACTTGAACTGAATAAAAAGCTCCTGGCTGAATTGCGCGATATTGCGAAAGAACTGAAAATTAGGCGAGTCGAATCGTTTAAGAAGCAGGATCTGATTTATAAAATTCTGGATACCCAGGCCATCGTGGTATCAGAAAGTAAATCAGTGAAGAAGGAGATCCCCAGGAAAGAAGGCTCCAGGAGAGATGACTCCAGGAAAGAGAGCCCCCAGAAAGAAAACGAGGCTAAATCTTCAGAGCAGCCTGTCTCCCAGTTAAAAAAACGGCCGGGAAGGCCTAAGAAGGAGAAGAGGAAGGAGCCTGAAGCAGTCCCTGAACCAACAGGAGCCAGAACTTCTGAATCTGCACCCAGGCCCGACGCTCAGAAAGAGCAGAAGGAAGCCCAGCACTCTTCCCAGGAAGACAAATCTTTCAAGAAAGAGGGGGGACGCCGCGATTTTCGCGACCGGGGCAATCGAAATGAACGCAACGAACAACGGGAAAGTGGGGATCGCCCTGAACGCAACGAACAACGGGAAAGTGGGGATCGCCCTGAACGCAATGATCAAAGGGAACGTGGTGAGCGGAGTGATCAGCGCGAACATGGTGAGCGGAGTGATCAGCGCGATCAGCGGACCCAGAAGAAGCGCGAGGTTGATAAATACGATTTCGAAGGTTTGATCACCAATTCGGGGGTGCTTGAGATTATGCCTGACGGTTACGGATTCCTCCGTTCGTCCGACTATAACTACCTGAACTCTCCCGATGATATATATGTCTCCCAGAGCCAGATCAAGCTTTTTGGTTTGAAAACAGGGGATAATGTTACAGGGACTATCCGTCCCCCCAAAGAGGGCGAAAAATACTTCCCTTTGATAAAGGTGGAGTCGATCAACGGACGAAGTCCTGATTTTATTCGCGATCGTGTACCTTTTGATTATCTGACCCCACTGTTTCCAGAGGAGAAATTCACTCTGGTTGGTCAGGGACAGCACAATCTTTCGGTGAGGGTGGTGGACATGTTTGCTCCCATCGGGAAAGGGCAGCGCGGTTTAATTGTCGCACAGCCCAAAACAGGTAAGACCGTGTTGCTGAAGGATATAGCTAATGCTATTGCAGCCAACCATCCTGAAGTTTATATGATCGTACTGCTGATTGATGAACGGCCCGAGGAGGTGACAGATATGGCCAGGAACGTGAATGCCGAGGTGATCTCATCCACCTTTGATGAGCCGGCGGAAAGGCACGTAAGGATTGCCAATATTGTACTGGAGAAGGCCAAACGGATGGTGGAGTGCGGGCATGATGTGGTCATCCTGCTGGATTCCATCACTCGTCTTGCAAGGGCCTACAATACCATCTCACCAGCATCCGGCAAAGTACTCTCCGGGGGTGTGGATGCCAATGCACTGCACAAGCCGAAACGTTTCTTTGGTGCAGCCAGAAACATTGAGGACGGAGGCTCCCTGACCATTCTTGCCACGGCTCTCACAGAGACCGGGTCCAAAATGGATGAGGTGATCTTTGAAGAGTTTAAGGGAACCGGAAATATGGAGCTTCAGCTTGACAGGAAGCTCTCCAACAAGCGGGTATACCCTTCTGTGGATGTCAATCCATCGAGTACCCGTCGCGAAGACCTGCTGCTTGACAAGCCCATGCTTGACAAGATATGGATCCTGAGAAATTATCTCTCCGATATGAATTCGGTGGAGGCCATGGAGTTCCTGCGTGACCGGATAAGCAAAACGGTTTCCAACGAGGAGTTTTTGATCTCCATGAACAGTGGCTGA